From a region of the Fervidicoccaceae archaeon genome:
- a CDS encoding xanthine dehydrogenase family protein subunit M: MSVLNRINTRVIPASFEYHEPKTLDEALKLLNELGDAARILAGGTDLLVKMKSRSIEPKHIINIKRIEGLRYISEEGGLIKIGALTTWRDLERSQQIRQKLPALYDAVKSMGSVQVRSMATIAGNLCNASPAADSAPPLLVHEAKVIAVSLRGKRTIPIDQLFLSPGKTSLLPSEMLIEIDIPLPPYNSSSSFLKLARTSMDLAKASAAVYIKMNGDVVEDAKIALGSVAPTPILAKKAAAELIGKKASEEVISKASSIVASEISPIDDIRSTAFYRRKVSPILVSDAIHMAISRLRGDGA; this comes from the coding sequence ATGAGCGTGCTCAATAGGATCAACACGAGAGTTATACCAGCATCCTTTGAATACCATGAACCAAAAACCCTCGATGAAGCTCTGAAGCTCTTGAATGAACTTGGAGATGCTGCTAGGATTCTAGCTGGTGGAACAGATCTGCTGGTCAAGATGAAGAGCAGGTCAATCGAGCCAAAACACATCATTAACATAAAGAGAATTGAGGGACTTAGATACATATCTGAGGAAGGAGGACTTATAAAGATAGGAGCTCTAACAACATGGAGAGATCTTGAGAGATCCCAGCAGATTAGACAGAAGCTTCCAGCTCTCTACGATGCTGTTAAATCAATGGGGAGTGTTCAAGTAAGGAGTATGGCCACAATTGCTGGGAATCTCTGCAATGCATCTCCAGCAGCAGACTCAGCCCCTCCCCTTCTTGTCCACGAAGCAAAAGTCATCGCTGTCAGCCTTAGGGGGAAGAGAACCATTCCAATAGATCAGCTCTTCCTATCTCCAGGTAAAACTTCTCTATTGCCAAGTGAAATGCTCATTGAGATAGATATACCGCTTCCTCCTTACAACAGCTCCTCATCGTTCCTGAAACTGGCAAGGACTTCCATGGATCTTGCTAAAGCCAGTGCAGCAGTGTATATAAAAATGAATGGGGATGTGGTGGAAGATGCAAAGATAGCATTGGGTTCCGTGGCACCAACTCCAATCTTGGCTAAGAAAGCTGCTGCTGAGCTAATCGGAAAGAAAGCTTCAGAAGAGGTAATTTCAAAAGCTTCCAGCATTGTCGCAAGTGAAATTTCCCCAATTGATGATATACGGTCAACGGCATTCTATAGAAGAAAAGTTTCTCCTATCTTGGTTTCCGATGCAATTCACATGGCAATTTCTAGACTTCGAGGTGATGGAGCTTGA
- a CDS encoding NAD(+)/NADH kinase yields MKRIALIVNPVAGIGGPLSLKGSDGVSWGEIGVYMGPSFKTSIIFAREIKKALFKARESFELLAPRGLMGEISAREIGIDPRIICRPKYPSKAEDTKICSQSAYREKADLIVFVGGDGTAWDIYDGANGEIPIFGVPGGTKIYSSIFAKSINAATRLFLSFVNDSYYIAEGEIIVVDEDKLRRSGQFSIVRSALAKTIESREETLHQHSKDPYASREDEIEELAECIAEEIDNSIPLIIGPGRTAGAIAEKLKIRRKDILSVSAGWKGKTYCDDCSSQDLLRFLEEIKDPEMLRIIVSPLGSSGFLLGRGNQQIPLALLRIVSLNNFIIVSTRSKAMRLKNLLVDLKDDRLEQKFSNYVRVRTGCNEETIMKIIPA; encoded by the coding sequence ATGAAGAGAATAGCTCTCATTGTTAATCCCGTGGCAGGCATAGGAGGACCATTGTCCTTGAAAGGAAGCGATGGAGTATCCTGGGGAGAAATTGGCGTTTACATGGGCCCTTCTTTTAAGACTTCCATTATCTTTGCCAGGGAGATCAAAAAAGCTCTCTTCAAAGCCAGAGAAAGCTTTGAGCTTCTTGCTCCTAGGGGCTTGATGGGAGAGATTTCGGCTAGGGAGATAGGAATCGATCCCAGGATAATATGCAGACCTAAATATCCAAGCAAAGCTGAAGATACGAAGATCTGTTCACAATCGGCATATAGAGAAAAGGCAGATCTAATAGTATTTGTAGGTGGAGATGGGACTGCTTGGGACATTTACGATGGAGCAAATGGAGAAATTCCAATTTTCGGGGTTCCTGGGGGAACCAAAATTTACAGCTCGATATTCGCCAAGAGCATCAATGCAGCAACAAGGCTATTTCTCTCCTTTGTAAATGATAGCTACTATATAGCTGAGGGGGAGATAATTGTTGTGGATGAAGATAAGCTGAGAAGAAGCGGACAATTCTCCATAGTGAGGTCAGCTCTAGCTAAAACAATTGAATCAAGAGAAGAAACCCTTCATCAGCATAGCAAGGATCCATATGCTTCAAGAGAAGATGAAATAGAGGAATTGGCAGAATGTATAGCAGAAGAGATTGACAATAGCATTCCACTTATAATCGGTCCTGGAAGAACAGCTGGAGCAATAGCTGAGAAGCTGAAAATAAGAAGAAAAGATATTCTGAGCGTTTCAGCTGGATGGAAGGGGAAAACGTACTGTGATGATTGCTCTTCCCAGGATCTTCTCAGATTTCTAGAAGAGATAAAGGATCCAGAGATGCTTAGAATAATTGTTTCACCTTTGGGAAGCTCTGGTTTCCTCCTTGGCAGAGGAAACCAGCAAATACCTCTAGCACTTCTGAGGATTGTGAGCCTCAATAATTTTATAATAGTTTCCACTAGGTCTAAGGCCATGCGTCTGAAAAATCTTCTAGTTGATTTAAAGGACGACAGGCTCGAGCAAAAGTTTTCTAATTATGTGAGAGTTAGAACAGGATGCAATGAGGAAACGATCATGAAAATAATTCCAGCTTAA
- the pyrB gene encoding aspartate carbamoyltransferase: MKELKGRDILSSFDFDRETVEHLFAVADYLKKELSERKLKIAEGRILATVFLEPSTRTKLSFQMAMLKLGGSYIDFLPETSSLQKGESDIDTLKIIDNYDPDLIVLRQSKPFFPHKIKDELRAPIINGGDGTNEHPTQALLDAYTIWKEIGSLDGLKIGFMGDLKYGRTAPSLSYLLSFFKGVKIFYISPKELRIRDEVKEKIKSRVTFQEFERLEEICEDLDVLYVTRLQKERFSNQEDYERLKSSYIVDRRTLLKLKRIPIIMHPLPRVWELATDVDSLPQAKYFEQARNGMFIRAALIKEILGL; encoded by the coding sequence ATGAAAGAGCTAAAGGGAAGAGACATACTTTCATCATTTGACTTCGATAGAGAAACTGTAGAGCATCTATTTGCCGTTGCTGATTATCTGAAAAAAGAGCTCAGTGAGAGAAAGCTCAAAATTGCTGAGGGAAGAATACTGGCAACAGTTTTCTTGGAGCCAAGCACGAGAACTAAGCTGAGCTTCCAGATGGCAATGCTCAAGCTCGGAGGGAGTTACATAGACTTTCTACCTGAAACGAGCTCCCTCCAGAAGGGAGAAAGCGACATCGATACACTGAAGATCATAGATAACTACGACCCGGATCTGATAGTGTTGAGGCAAAGCAAGCCGTTCTTTCCACACAAAATCAAGGATGAGCTGAGAGCACCTATCATAAATGGGGGAGATGGCACTAATGAGCATCCGACGCAGGCATTGCTGGATGCCTATACTATTTGGAAAGAGATAGGATCGCTCGATGGTTTGAAGATCGGCTTCATGGGAGATCTGAAGTATGGTAGAACCGCACCGTCTCTCTCATATCTTCTCTCTTTCTTCAAGGGAGTAAAGATCTTCTACATTTCTCCGAAGGAGCTGAGAATAAGAGACGAGGTAAAGGAAAAAATCAAATCAAGGGTAACTTTTCAGGAGTTCGAAAGATTAGAGGAAATCTGCGAGGACCTTGACGTTCTCTATGTAACTAGACTGCAAAAGGAGAGGTTCAGCAATCAGGAAGACTATGAAAGGCTAAAATCAAGCTATATTGTGGATCGAAGAACTCTGTTAAAATTGAAAAGAATTCCAATAATAATGCATCCCCTCCCAAGAGTTTGGGAGTTGGCAACAGATGTGGACTCCCTTCCTCAGGCTAAGTACTTTGAGCAGGCTAGAAATGGGATGTTTATTAGAGCAGCCCTTATCAAAGAAATTTTAGGTCTGTAA
- a CDS encoding (2Fe-2S)-binding protein, whose product MISFNLDGRKVSIDIEPNELLLNVLRDRLGVNVPKYSCGIGECGACTVLIDGEPHLSCLTLAVDVNGKDVRTASGLDEKDLSIISKTFAEEGAVQCGYCSPGIAVMTYSLLQEKEKVSEDEVREYLRGNLCRCTGYVNIVRAVLKAAEMRGKK is encoded by the coding sequence ATGATCAGTTTTAATCTCGATGGAAGAAAAGTCTCGATTGACATTGAGCCGAATGAGCTTCTACTGAATGTCCTCAGAGATAGGCTTGGAGTCAACGTTCCCAAATATTCCTGTGGGATAGGAGAGTGTGGGGCATGCACTGTTCTCATAGACGGAGAACCCCATCTTTCTTGTTTAACTCTGGCTGTGGACGTCAATGGAAAGGATGTCAGGACGGCTTCAGGATTGGATGAAAAAGATCTCTCTATAATTTCGAAGACCTTTGCTGAGGAGGGAGCAGTGCAGTGCGGCTACTGTTCCCCAGGAATCGCTGTTATGACGTACAGTCTTCTGCAAGAAAAAGAGAAAGTAAGTGAAGATGAAGTGAGAGAGTATTTGAGAGGAAATCTCTGCAGATGCACCGGCTATGTAAATATCGTGAGAGCTGTTCTAAAGGCAGCTGAAATGAGGGGAAAAAAATGA
- a CDS encoding molybdopterin cofactor-binding domain-containing protein has translation MQKEKGKFKFIGTDIPRRDADSKIRGSLTYASDISFPGMLYGRIVYSPYPFADIEEIDPSEAERMGAVVITPKDVPSKPFNIRLVSINEVTFKDWSILTLTPRYLGDPVAAVAASSEELAQKAAELIKFKFRRIMEPIIDPFDSLKESSPPIREKILKGEEEVEIKRNIGASLNYSEGDIERGEKEAEIVLERNFKTSRRYHFQLEPKVSVCFPESDGRISIYTTTQTIHNTRILVGQVFGIPLSRITVKRIPIGGSFGSSIQTNLVTLISVALCLKAKKPVKISLTREEDMYDHSDYEMYLKLRIGAKRSGELTFGELENIMDIGAHQVQAYPLLGTALGWFVSLYKWKNIKYRGLAVYTNKTPSCAFRGYGAPQISWAVETIMDELAEELKIDPLELKLKNYVGLGDVFWGQGPSVRSIIKSDGVRELVERGKQLIGWDRRQPPHLKRGRFRSGIGFGRSFHTSGAGGPISGEVIDYTGATLKLNEDGSLDYITALQDHGGGTLEAHVKIIAEELGVPPWLINVVPSDTSISPYDVCTHASRGTYVGGEAARRAALAVKSKIFEYAARILSKAVNPESFRLGYDESLEQAVVYIEGMKDMKIPLSEVARIGWQRNWGTIASTISYRATSAPPTFTVFFVEVEVDTYTGKVIPKKVVAGADLGTVINPKLAEGQLHGGFVMGWSMAYLEDTEYDKRTGELLNRGMVVDYKIPTFQDAPKLEDFKVIFAETSEPTGPYGAKGLGEAALNPVAGAVANAIYNAIGIRFYRLPITPEKILQSLTGGETQ, from the coding sequence ATGCAGAAAGAAAAAGGAAAGTTCAAATTTATTGGGACAGATATTCCCAGAAGAGATGCTGATAGCAAGATAAGGGGAAGCTTGACATATGCCTCCGACATATCTTTCCCGGGAATGCTCTACGGAAGAATAGTATACAGTCCCTACCCGTTTGCCGATATTGAAGAAATAGATCCTTCTGAAGCCGAAAGGATGGGAGCTGTGGTTATTACTCCAAAGGACGTTCCGAGCAAGCCCTTCAACATAAGGCTGGTTAGCATAAACGAGGTAACATTCAAGGATTGGAGCATTCTAACTCTAACCCCAAGATATCTGGGAGATCCTGTAGCAGCAGTAGCTGCTTCATCAGAGGAGCTAGCTCAGAAAGCTGCTGAGCTCATCAAATTCAAGTTCAGAAGAATTATGGAACCGATAATCGACCCCTTTGATTCACTGAAGGAGTCATCTCCTCCAATTAGAGAAAAAATACTGAAGGGAGAAGAGGAGGTCGAAATAAAGAGAAACATAGGAGCATCCCTGAACTATTCAGAAGGAGACATAGAAAGAGGGGAAAAGGAAGCAGAGATAGTTCTCGAGAGAAATTTCAAAACAAGCAGAAGATATCATTTCCAGCTTGAGCCCAAGGTTTCGGTTTGTTTTCCTGAATCCGATGGAAGGATTTCAATATATACAACAACACAAACAATTCACAATACAAGGATATTGGTAGGCCAAGTTTTCGGAATCCCTCTATCTCGCATAACTGTGAAGAGAATTCCAATAGGAGGATCCTTTGGATCCAGCATTCAAACCAATTTGGTAACTCTCATAAGCGTAGCTCTCTGCCTCAAAGCAAAAAAACCTGTAAAAATTTCCCTGACTAGAGAGGAAGACATGTATGATCACTCTGACTACGAGATGTATCTGAAGCTGAGAATTGGTGCTAAGAGGAGTGGGGAGCTGACGTTCGGAGAACTTGAGAACATAATGGACATAGGAGCGCATCAAGTCCAAGCTTATCCATTGCTTGGAACAGCGCTGGGGTGGTTTGTATCCCTATACAAATGGAAAAACATCAAATACAGAGGTCTAGCAGTTTATACAAACAAAACACCATCCTGTGCTTTCAGGGGATATGGAGCCCCCCAAATCTCTTGGGCAGTTGAAACAATTATGGATGAGCTTGCTGAGGAGCTGAAAATTGATCCTCTTGAGCTAAAGCTGAAGAACTACGTCGGTCTAGGGGATGTTTTCTGGGGGCAAGGGCCCTCAGTAAGGAGCATAATAAAGTCGGATGGAGTCAGGGAACTTGTAGAGAGAGGAAAACAGCTAATTGGCTGGGATAGAAGACAGCCGCCTCACTTGAAAAGAGGAAGATTCAGATCCGGAATAGGATTTGGCAGATCCTTCCACACATCCGGGGCAGGCGGTCCAATATCTGGGGAAGTGATCGATTATACTGGAGCTACTTTGAAGTTAAACGAGGATGGAAGCCTTGATTACATAACAGCACTACAGGATCACGGCGGCGGCACATTGGAAGCCCACGTAAAAATAATTGCTGAGGAGCTTGGCGTTCCTCCTTGGCTAATAAATGTAGTCCCATCTGACACAAGCATTTCCCCCTATGACGTTTGCACACATGCTTCAAGAGGGACATATGTTGGAGGAGAGGCTGCGAGGAGGGCAGCTCTTGCCGTCAAATCCAAGATATTTGAGTATGCAGCCAGAATATTATCCAAGGCTGTAAACCCCGAATCGTTCAGGTTAGGCTACGATGAAAGCCTTGAGCAAGCAGTTGTCTACATAGAAGGCATGAAGGATATGAAAATTCCTCTATCAGAAGTAGCTAGAATAGGTTGGCAGAGAAACTGGGGAACCATAGCTTCCACGATAAGCTATAGAGCAACATCAGCTCCCCCCACATTCACTGTGTTCTTCGTCGAAGTCGAAGTCGATACATATACAGGAAAGGTTATCCCTAAAAAGGTAGTAGCCGGGGCAGATCTTGGAACTGTCATCAATCCAAAGCTGGCAGAGGGTCAGCTGCATGGCGGATTCGTTATGGGATGGAGCATGGCCTATCTGGAGGACACAGAATATGATAAGAGAACAGGAGAGCTTTTGAACAGAGGTATGGTTGTCGACTACAAGATACCAACATTCCAGGATGCTCCAAAACTGGAGGACTTCAAAGTAATTTTTGCAGAGACAAGTGAACCTACAGGCCCCTACGGAGCAAAAGGATTGGGCGAAGCAGCTTTGAATCCTGTCGCAGGAGCTGTGGCCAATGCCATCTACAACGCTATTGGCATTAGATTCTACAGGCTTCCAATAACCCCCGAGAAGATTCTTCAGTCCCTAACCGGTGGTGAGACGCAATGA
- a CDS encoding NCS2 family permease has protein sequence MSLSNMLNRFFEIDKRNTTIKIEIIAGITTFLSMAYILFVNPTILTEGFSIALHQSLGIPIGDPLPEQYLNLLYNVRLGFTAATAISAAVATLVMALYARLPFALAPGMGENAFVAYTIIPLFNELILSSGAVQGPAASQLAIYLALISVLFNGILFLIFSIGKIREFIINSVPESLKLGIGIGIGLFITLIGFADVGIVKGGIATPITFNSSALTSLPFYIGMLSFLVASVLLVKKVIGGFIIAILSSTFVAALLGMISLPSSIVVAPSLTTSILNELPKSFYLYLSLFGIGFPIAFSLFLVDFFDGIGTITGLATKANLLENGRIVGINRALITDAFASILAPFFGTSTVVIYIESASGIEQGGRTGLTALVVSLLFFISVLLTPLFTAIPSYATGGVLMLVGLLFLSLSGNLAKLEDYSELIPAFVTITSIPFSYSITTGIGLGFITYTLIKLLSGKFRDLKPGVLIITLLFAIFFVLTAKGF, from the coding sequence ATGAGCCTCTCAAACATGCTGAATAGATTCTTCGAAATCGATAAAAGAAATACAACCATAAAAATTGAAATAATAGCAGGAATAACTACTTTCCTGTCTATGGCATACATACTTTTTGTCAATCCTACAATACTTACAGAAGGTTTTTCAATTGCTCTTCATCAGTCGCTTGGAATACCAATTGGGGATCCTCTGCCTGAACAATATCTCAATCTCCTCTATAATGTCAGATTGGGATTTACAGCGGCTACTGCTATTTCTGCTGCTGTTGCCACGCTAGTTATGGCTCTATACGCGAGACTGCCTTTTGCCCTTGCCCCAGGAATGGGAGAAAACGCATTTGTGGCCTACACGATAATCCCTCTATTCAACGAACTCATTCTCTCTAGCGGGGCAGTTCAAGGACCGGCTGCTTCTCAGCTTGCTATATATTTGGCCTTAATATCTGTTCTCTTCAACGGAATTCTATTTTTAATTTTCTCAATAGGAAAAATCAGAGAATTCATAATAAACTCCGTTCCCGAATCTCTCAAGCTAGGAATCGGCATTGGAATAGGTCTTTTCATAACGCTAATAGGATTTGCTGATGTTGGGATCGTCAAGGGGGGAATAGCTACTCCAATAACATTCAACTCAAGTGCTCTAACGAGCCTTCCCTTCTATATAGGAATGCTCAGCTTCTTAGTCGCCTCAGTACTTCTAGTAAAAAAGGTAATAGGAGGATTCATAATAGCAATCCTATCATCGACATTTGTAGCAGCCCTCCTTGGAATGATCTCCCTACCATCTTCAATTGTTGTAGCCCCCTCCCTTACAACATCTATTCTAAACGAGCTGCCAAAATCATTTTATCTCTATCTATCTCTATTCGGCATAGGTTTTCCAATAGCCTTCTCTCTCTTCCTAGTTGATTTCTTCGATGGCATAGGAACGATAACAGGACTCGCTACCAAGGCAAATCTTCTTGAGAACGGAAGAATAGTAGGAATAAACAGGGCTCTTATAACTGATGCTTTTGCATCAATACTAGCGCCATTCTTTGGCACATCTACGGTAGTTATCTACATAGAGAGCGCTTCCGGAATAGAGCAAGGAGGAAGGACAGGTCTCACTGCCTTGGTTGTGTCATTGCTCTTCTTCATCTCTGTACTGCTTACTCCACTGTTCACTGCAATACCATCCTACGCTACTGGAGGAGTTCTTATGCTGGTGGGCTTGCTTTTTCTTTCCCTATCTGGCAATCTTGCTAAGCTAGAGGACTACAGCGAGCTTATCCCAGCATTTGTCACAATAACATCAATTCCGTTCTCGTACAGCATTACTACTGGAATAGGGCTTGGCTTCATAACATATACGCTCATTAAGCTGCTCTCGGGCAAATTCAGAGACTTGAAACCGGGAGTGCTGATAATAACCCTGCTCTTCGCGATCTTCTTCGTGCTCACGGCAAAGGGGTTCTAG
- the allB gene encoding allantoinase AllB, whose protein sequence is MNVLIKGGHIVTPELVFDGDILISDGKIEKIGKQLSREGTDEVIDATGKLVFPGIIDEHVHMREPGLEYKDDFEHGTMAAAVGGVTTVAEMPNTIPPVDSRERIAEKAELLKKKATVDFALYGVLTDESVNKLEYMLKEGAIAFKAFLGPTTGNLPSPDNSTIYRALELSKKYDFPVVFHAEDSSLISLFTERMKSSGRNDPSAHLLSRPPITEEIAVAKIYMIAKETGGKAHVAHISSKGTLDFLLKAFEEGVRMTGETCPHYLYFDRSHYSTFGSKLKVNPPIREEEHRKALLEAIKSGVIYSVGSDHAPHSPEEKSRESIWDVPAGFIGVQLLLPSLLNLALDNLISLTDIPRLLSRNPAKLLGIWPMKGELIPGKSDGDIVIVDKNGETIVKEEWLITKSTITPFIGMKLKGKVEKTLLRGEIIVENGEIRRKGSGRQLKKFT, encoded by the coding sequence ATGAATGTTTTGATAAAGGGTGGACACATAGTCACTCCAGAGCTGGTATTCGATGGTGATATTCTAATTTCAGATGGCAAGATCGAAAAAATTGGGAAGCAGCTATCGAGAGAAGGGACAGATGAGGTTATAGATGCTACTGGAAAGCTTGTTTTCCCGGGAATAATTGATGAGCACGTGCATATGAGGGAACCAGGACTTGAATATAAGGATGATTTTGAACATGGAACAATGGCTGCTGCTGTGGGGGGAGTAACTACTGTCGCTGAGATGCCAAATACTATACCGCCTGTTGATAGTAGAGAAAGAATTGCTGAGAAAGCTGAGCTATTGAAAAAGAAGGCAACAGTTGATTTTGCTCTCTACGGAGTCCTAACAGATGAGAGCGTAAATAAATTGGAGTATATGCTCAAGGAAGGTGCGATCGCATTTAAGGCATTCCTTGGCCCTACTACTGGGAATCTTCCATCTCCGGATAATTCTACGATTTACAGGGCTCTGGAGCTCTCGAAAAAGTACGATTTTCCAGTTGTTTTTCATGCTGAGGATAGTTCTCTCATTAGCCTGTTCACCGAGAGAATGAAGTCATCAGGAAGGAATGATCCTTCAGCTCATCTCCTTTCAAGACCTCCTATTACGGAGGAAATCGCCGTAGCAAAGATTTATATGATAGCAAAGGAGACTGGGGGAAAGGCGCATGTAGCTCACATTTCCTCAAAGGGAACTCTGGACTTTTTATTGAAAGCTTTCGAGGAGGGTGTAAGAATGACGGGGGAAACTTGCCCCCACTACCTCTATTTTGATAGAAGCCATTACAGTACTTTTGGCAGTAAGTTGAAGGTGAATCCTCCTATAAGAGAGGAGGAGCATAGAAAGGCATTGCTAGAGGCCATCAAGTCTGGAGTCATCTATTCTGTGGGCTCAGATCATGCTCCACATTCTCCTGAGGAAAAAAGCAGGGAGAGCATATGGGATGTTCCGGCTGGATTCATTGGGGTGCAGTTGCTGCTTCCTTCTCTCCTCAACTTGGCTCTAGATAACCTGATCTCTCTGACCGACATTCCAAGATTGCTCTCAAGGAATCCAGCAAAGCTTCTGGGAATATGGCCGATGAAGGGAGAGCTGATTCCTGGAAAAAGCGATGGAGATATAGTAATAGTAGATAAAAATGGAGAAACAATTGTAAAGGAGGAATGGTTGATAACAAAGAGTACCATTACTCCCTTCATAGGAATGAAGCTGAAGGGAAAGGTTGAAAAGACGTTGCTTAGAGGAGAGATAATAGTGGAGAACGGAGAAATAAGAAGGAAGGGTTCTGGAAGGCAGTTGAAGAAATTCACTTAG
- a CDS encoding (2Fe-2S)-binding protein yields the protein MLNGEKIEVDVPPNEILLDTLRLRLGVKGPKRGCERAECGTCTVLLDGKPVYSCNILTVQADGREIMTIEKISQEALGRKIAESFSREGAVQCGFCTPGFVTVAYALAASNSNPNEAEIRKSIEGNLCRCTGYKKIVNAIMKSLSSESK from the coding sequence ATCTTAAATGGAGAAAAAATTGAGGTCGATGTCCCTCCCAATGAAATCCTCCTGGATACATTGAGATTAAGGCTCGGGGTTAAGGGGCCAAAGAGAGGGTGTGAGAGGGCTGAGTGCGGCACATGCACTGTGCTGCTGGATGGAAAGCCCGTTTATTCATGCAATATCTTAACAGTCCAGGCTGATGGAAGGGAAATAATGACTATTGAGAAGATCTCTCAGGAAGCTCTTGGCAGAAAGATAGCAGAATCATTCTCCAGGGAAGGGGCAGTTCAGTGCGGCTTCTGCACCCCAGGGTTCGTTACTGTAGCATATGCCCTAGCTGCGTCCAATTCAAATCCGAATGAAGCTGAAATTAGAAAGAGCATTGAAGGTAATCTATGCAGATGCACTGGCTATAAAAAAATTGTTAATGCAATAATGAAGAGCCTGTCTTCTGAGTCTAAGTGA